The Coregonus clupeaformis isolate EN_2021a chromosome 27, ASM2061545v1, whole genome shotgun sequence genomic sequence ATGGGCCACGGAGACGAACTGGGTAAATAAATCAGCTAGCTACACTCATAAGAACGAACCTAAATGTGCTGGTTCAGTGAAGGTCTGTGAACGTCACCTGTTGTCAGGATCTTGTTGTCagtagtgatgttacgtttgatacgGGAGCTCCGATGCATGCGTCGAAATCGCTAACGCGTTTAACACACGACTGTGttttgcgcaaaatagtatgcagcatcatctggatatgtgtgcaacaaaagttcaacattcaccttctgctaccatttctggcAACCCGTTTACGAATACAGTTGACGCATACGTTCGaaaaatccaacgtatgcaccaaaAAGAACGCTCTGCAACACAATTTCGCAacgcaaacgcagcgttccattggaaattaatgtacttctggtgtccCAAAACGCAAAACACAGTCGGTGTACTTAAAACAAAGCAGTATGCCTATCAGAGTTGCCAGGTACAGGTGCAATTTCTAAGACATTGACCACTCAAAACCagcgcaaagggtctgaaaactagCCCAAATCGTTTTTCCACAGCAAGAGAAGAGTGGCCACATTTATACAATACACTTTTTTTCCATAACGTTATCGTGCCAATTAAGAAGGAATGTCGACGTAACTTGTAAGGACTTTAGAAGCAAAAACATGAATAGCTTGGCAATTTAGAGGTAAgaagtgcttgtgtttcccaatagcctgctggaataggctactgaggatggcgTCTTCatttcaatcactgaattaaatatgaataatatgtatatgaactgaatatgcttgtcaacaacagccagtgtttattatatatatatatttttacctgtagcctattctgactgactgttaccttcaatctaatgcTTTCTAACAACTGatcggcaattgcgatagagATTTGATAGCTTCAAATGTAACTAAACGTGGCCATTAATAGTTGCaaaataacacaaggctacaacaacaatacagGCTATTTATTAAATCTGTTTGCcagtggcacaaattgatttgcaatgacaccatccctacagtgaagcatggtgtttgcagcatcatgctgtggggatgtttttcagcggcaggtactaggagactagtcaggatcaaggcaaagatgaacaactcgctggtttgaatccccgagttGGCAAGGTGGAGAAATCAgccattctgcccttgagcaaggcagttaacccccaacaacaactgctccctgggtgCCGGTGATGTCgatttaaggcagccccccgcacctctgattcggaggggttgggttaaatggtGGAAGAcccatttcggttgaatgcattcagttgtgcagttgtacagagagatccttgatgaaaacctgctccagagcgctcaggacctcagactgggacgaaggttcgcaggacaacaaccctaagcacacagccaagacaacgcaggagtggcttcgggacaagtctctgaatgtccttgagttgcccagccagagcccggacttgaacccgatcgaacatagctgtgcagcaacgctccccatcaaacctgacaaagcttgagaggatctgcagagaagaatgggagaaactccccaaatacaggtgtgccaaggttgtagcgtcatacccaagaagactctaggctgtaatcgctgccaaaggtgcttcaaaaaagcactgagtaaagggtctgaatactatactatactataaatgtaatatttccattatttatttttaatgagcaaaaaattctaaaaacctgtttttgctttgtcattgtggggtattgtgtgtaaattgatgagtgAAAAAAACTATGTAATTCATtttataaggctgtaacctaacaaaatgtggaaaaagtcaaggggtctgaatactttccaaaggccgCAGCGCAACTTAGAAGTAGCCTAAAAACCAGCAAACCGCAACCAATATATTGTCACCCCGACATCGTTTTCAAATTTGGCCAAATATGTGGTAAAACCACTGACATGGCAACCCTGGTGCCGGCGCATGTATCGTGTTATTAGAAGCACGTAATCAATGACGTCCGAAGTTTCGTTTCGTCGAAtaaccacctgattggtttggtattggtttCGGCAGAGATCAttttgaggagatggggaaaCTCCATTGGAATCGTACTAACGCTGATTGTGTATGTTGCCCATGCGTCGTCAATGGGCCTTGCGGTGCATTCTGGGCGCTTTTGGGACAAGCAGAGCTCTCCTTCAAGAAGTGACTGGGAATCAATTGGGCGCTAGCTGAAAAACCCAACATTAACTTGAATTTtgtcaacaagaagtacaacattacaaatattttatgttgttcttgtctattaccgttctgtactttgtcatatTTGTACGTTTTTTGTGGACCTCAGGAATGTGcagaagctaatggggatctgcATAAACTAAACCACTTTGTTGATTAAAGCCTCGAGTAATGAACCTATTTTCGACACAATTGGCAGGAATGCCTAAATGCTTCAGGAAGCTTCATTTCCCCATCACTAGTGTCAGTGCAGGTCTAGGAATCCAAATTGACCACATGTAGCCTAACCAATTGGAATTGCGAACGTGCATAAAGATGGCAGTATTCAGATATGACATCATTGTTTTAGCACCATCCACACTGAGTTTTTAAACTACAGCGCGTGATATGGTTCAATGTAACAATAAATCAGCATATTGTTTTTTGAAATTGCCGGAGTCTTAAAGCTAAAATTGGGATAATGTATACTCTGCTAATGACCATACAAAAAAAGAGTAAAGGAGAGCAATGTACAATACGGCGAACGTAGCAAAACAAGGAATTTGTGGTAAGTGCATGGGGGCCGCCATCTTTATGCATCTCCACTATTGGCTTTTGTCTCTAAACTCCTCAAACATAGGCTGTAGGTTTATACCACTCAAGCAAAGTGAAATGCAATAGTCAATAGAACACAATACAGTTTTAGTTTATCCCCCATCCAATCAATCTGGCAACTtctgttaaaaaaaatatataattgtcaACTGTCAACTCATTACTCAACTCAAACTCCTGGGTGCAGATTTAAGTCCCCAACAAGGACAATAaagatatttatatattttaattGATTGTCTCATTACAGTTCTGGCTGATACAAACTTCCCTACCTCCTCCACCTGCACCTGCGGTCCCATTGAGATCCGAGCTGATGGTAGGTGTATAGTTAACCTTTACTTAACCAGGAGAACAGAAAAAACACTCTGGGTACTTATATTGTGTAGTACCGGTATGTAGTATACTTATATAATGTATAGTCTGTAGTGTTTCATTGAATTAAAGTTAGGGTTGTGATGATTCCAGTATCGCAATAtaattttccatggcaaaaatgaaaacacgatgtatgtaaaatattgtgttctTATAgcatggaaaataaataaatgtgtcaCTGGATGACAACAAATAATTTGTTTGTTTCccacattagggctgttttcctaaagaagttaaatccgcttcgtgttttgtttccttgccagtGTTGCCACGATACTGGCCCTAATTAAAGAGTGTGTTGTATTGTATCATATGGTCAGTCTCTGTGATTTTCCTGCAGGTCTAGGGGCTGCTGAGCTTTTGGAGGCCATTTTGAAGCTATTGCCCCTGGATACCTACGTCCCCAGCCCGGTAGGACCCCAGGAACTGGATATGTCAATATGTCACATCTGGAAATCTAGCTGGACAGAGACcaattgttttgtgtgtgtgtaggctgccGTAATGGAGTTGGTGGACAGTGACAAAAAAAGGGGACTAGCCACTCCGGTATGGGACATCTTCAGACAGAAGCTGGCACATGCTGGGGTACAGGTGAGTGGATAGGGGTGAAGACATACATTCACACATACTTAAATGTTGAGTAAAGTTATTGTGTGTTCTGTGTCCAGGCTCCTCTAGAGAAGGTGGAGAGATTTGCTTTCTATGAACGAGCCAAGAAAGCCTTTGCTGTTGTAGCAACTGGGTGAGATAAAGgtttttctctctgtgtgtgtgtgtgtgtgtgtgtgtgtgtgtgtgtgtgtgtgtgacatgcaTCGGTGTAGATtagtggggcggcaggtaacctagcggttaaCAGCGTTGGGCCAgtgaccgaaaggtcgctggttcgaatcccagagttGGCAAGGTGGAGAAATCAgccattctgcccttgagcaaggcagttaacccccaacaacaactgctccctgggtgCCGGTGATGTCgatttaaggcagccccccgcacctctgattcggaggggttgggttaaatggtggaagacacatttcggttgaatgcattcagttgtgcaactgacaagGTATCTCCCTAGTGtagtgtgtgtttactgtgtcGCTCTCTCTATAAACAGGGAGACAGCACTCTATGGGTGCCTGATACTGAAGAAGGGAGTCATCCCGGGTGAACTACTAGATTGACACACACAATGACTGTCATCGACGGGGCACAACCAAATTTTGCATTACCTAACAAATTACCTAAGAATTTAAGTTTGCGTGTTTCTGAAAAACATCTAGAttttctttaaaaatatatatattattttaatgtTGATGTCAAGATCCATCTGAAATGTAATAAGCAATGTATCAATTGTAAATAAACAATATAGTGATTTTGCTATTCGTATTCCATGTGAATGATTGTTAAGTAGATACAAGACAGATACATTACAGTAGAGGTTACAGGTGTCTTTAATGTCATAGAAGATCGACTTATACAGTACTGGTTATTAAACATATAATAAACTGTTAGAGCCATACAGTGTTAGATAATATACTTCTATAGTCACTCCCAAGTGCATTTAACCCATTACTGTATGTACAAGCTTTTAACTGTATTTGATTGGATGCAGTAGAGCTGAAGCTGACAGTCAGAGTTAGGGGGCAGATATTATGGGTCTTAGGTGTTTAATTAATGATGATAGAGGTCATCCAGGTCCTCCTCTGGTTGGCTGTACATCCTCTGAGAGGGCCAATCGGCAGACTGCTGCATGTCCTGGCCCCTCCCAATCACCTGAACAGGTACAGGCAGGTCACCATGGTAGAGGTCATCCCTGTCCTCCTCTGGCTTActatgacccctgacctctgccCCTACAGCAGAGAGTTCCCCCTGGTGAGGCACGTCCACTTGAGGCCAGTCTCCCCC encodes the following:
- the fuom gene encoding fucose mutarotase, which translates into the protein MVILKGIPSILSPELLFALAKMGHGDELVLADTNFPTSSTCTCGPIEIRADGLGAAELLEAILKLLPLDTYVPSPAAVMELVDSDKKRGLATPVWDIFRQKLAHAGVQAPLEKVERFAFYERAKKAFAVVATGETALYGCLILKKGVIPGELLD